A single window of Drosophila suzukii chromosome 3, CBGP_Dsuzu_IsoJpt1.0, whole genome shotgun sequence DNA harbors:
- the Mhcl gene encoding unconventional myosin-XVIIIa isoform X8, with protein MQQQQVNQKFTSGDEDAVPLESNRSEKQKFLARVLAAMNGGPRSGGLASQNNNNSSGSSLNSTLSGSAPLARPPKPPPSQARKQIRLLPKQREQSPVLSNGHTTRSSTTLNTTSKYTSKTSSSTSLSSSLLGNNKDTESPYEISLKLPLNSVAGADSSDRLRLVNRSPSPAYSVSSRCSTQSSISNYNTSSRLQTPPRRVFPQSYTRGSGGCDPYEMRQLESSPVVFDGNLSFVLGCQRQPVHQSMRASPSFEDPRTSSAYLSEKIQNFLKRTDHVQEEWTAMGRRTRRTTSQSGRAGGSESRCTTPGSTCSGYDDYDTISLIERQRERNSMERCGSVGRTRSSQNILTKAFQLAKQLPHTPTSRGNSVARDRDRESSVATISLTNGDHDDDDDRTIREEDDELSELTVDLAEERSTAHIATERLEAETGERLKLEKELGDQANKVKSLQEATEKLEMELICAKSDLNGISEDEDAEHEDGGGAGGVYKLKYERVARELEFTKRRLHTQHEHDLEQLVGLKKQLEKKLSDAYEEVEEQRQVVGQWKRKAQKMTNEMNDLRMLLEEQNARNNLLEKKQRKFDAECQSLQDAARQERQAKERYGREKDVLQAEKFTLEQSLADTRLDLDLKEEKLASLQRELEEMTFGGGTEEEFAQLRRSKNETERRAKEQEEELDEMAGQIQLLEQAKLRLEMTLETMRKEARRESQQRDEELEEVRGNGYKKIKALECQLETEHEERTLLLREKHELERRLSSMEDRDRVDRDAEEALNQKLRRDLRKYKALLKDAQTQLERLKADTPGKTLIRQLRNQLEDAESARSLAMKARQTAEAELTEVQAMFEESHRARNDAEERANAAHRDRAELQAQIEENEEELGELMKKYSATVKQLNTEQINVSEAEFKLNEMEAERNNLKEQVAELQHRLDNVENLGDPSMAMMSKRLELRTKELESRLELEQATRARLEVQVNRHKEALEKLQNEVTQSKMREMQAQDVIKKSQKSLRDMREEFHTVSSREQESLTRRKDLEKKMEQMESEGAALKNDLRLALQRIADLQQAMEEEGEEELSESDESLSSVGSISDLEDRLRPVHVKRSSQQSLNGSIGGSGSVVSSTRTVVFEKDDNSPRITVTSPSSPHIHKLALAAKAIPANKPDTKPAASSTRNGLAVPVVAHH; from the exons AtgcagcaacaacaagtcAACCAAAAATTCA CTTCAGGAGATGAGGATGCAGTACCTCTAGAATCGAACCGATCGGAGAAGCAGAAGTTTCTGGCCCGCGTACTGGCAGCCATGAACGGCGGACCGAGATCAGGAGGTCTGGCCTCCcagaacaacaacaatagcagCGGCTCCTCGCTGAACTCCACATTGAGTGGATCTGCTCCGTTGGCCAGACCACCCAAACCACCGCCCAGCCAGGCCAGGAAGCAGATCCGCCTGCTGCCCAAACAGCGGGAGCAGAGTCCTGTGCTCAGCAATGGCCACACCACACGATCCTCCACCACACTGAACACCACCAGCAAATACACTTCCAAAACCTCGAGCTCTACGTCGCTTTCATCATCCTTGCTGGGTAATAATAAGGACACTGAAAGCCCGTACGAGATCTCGCTGAAACTGCCACTGAATTCGGTTGCAGGTGCGGATAGCAGTGATCGCCTCCGCCTGGTGAACCGTTCACCCAGTCCCGCCTACTCGGTGTCCTCGCGCTGCTCCACCCAGTCATCGATCTCCAATTACAACACCAGCTCAAGGCTGCAGACGCCGCCAAGAAGGGTCTTCCCGCAGAGCTACACCCGAGGATCGGGTGGTTGTGATCCCTACGAGATGCGGCAGCTGGAGAGCTCGCCCGTGGTCTTTGATGGTAATCTGTCCTTTGTCCTCGGCTGCCAGAGACAGCCGGTGCATCAGTCGATGAGGGCCTCGCCCTCTTTCGAGGATCCGCGCACCTCGTCCGCCTATTTGAGCGAGAAGATACAGAACTTCCTCAAGCGCACGGATCATGTGCAGGAGGAGTGGACCGCCATGGGCAGGAGGACGCGTAGGACGACCAGTCAGAGTGGCCGCGCAGGAGGATCGGAAAGTCGATGCACCACGCCGGGCAGCACCTGTTCCGGCTACGATGACTACGATACCATTTCGCTGATAGAAAGACAGCGGGAACGGAACAGCATGGAGCGCTGCGGATCGGTGGGACGTACTCGCTCCTCGCAGAACATCCTGACCAAGGCCTTCCAGCTGGCCAAGCAGCTGCCTCACACACCCACATCACGCGGCAATTCGGTAGCCCGGGATCGGGATAGGGAGTCCTCGGTGGCTACCATTAGTCTGACCAATGGAGACcacgacgatgatgatgatcgCACCATTCGCGAGGAGGATGATGAG CTTTCCGAGCTGACGGTGGACCTGGCCGAGGAGCGATCCACGGCTCACATAGCCACCGAGCGTCTGGAGGCGGAAACGGGTGAGCGACTGAAGCTGGAGAAGGAGCTGGGCGATCAGGCCAACAAGGTGAAAAGCCTGCAGGAGGCGACCGAGAAGCTAGAAATGGAGCTGATATGCGCCAAGTCCGATCTGAATGGCATCTCCGAGGACGAGGATGCAGAGCACGAGGATGGCGGCGGCGCAGGAGGAGTCTACAAGCTGAAGTACGAGCGGGTGGCACGTGAGCTGGAGTTCACCAAGAGGCGCCTGCATACGCAGCATGAGCACGATCTGGAACAGCTGGTCGGGCTCAAGAAGCAATTGGAGAAGAAG CTTTCCGATGCCTACgaagaagttgaggaacaacgTCAGGTTGTGGGCCAATGGAAGCGCAAGGCACAGAAGATGACCAACGAGATGAACGATCTGCGCATGCTGCTCGAGGAGCAAAATGCCCGCAACAATTTGCTCGAGAAgaagcagcgcaagtttgatgCCGAATGCCAATCCCTGCAGGATGCAGCGCGTCAGGAGCGGCAGGCCAAGGAGCGCTACGGTCGCGAAAAGGACGTCCTGCAGGCCGAGAAGTTCACGCTGGAGCAATCGCTGGCG gaCACCCGTTTGGATCTTGACCTCAAGGAGGAGAAACTCGCCTCGCTGCAGCGCGAACTGGAGGAGATGACCTTTGGTGGCGGCACAGAGGAGGAGTTCGCCCAATTGCGGCGCTCCAAGAACGAAACGGAGCGTCGGGCCaaggagcaggaggaggaaCTGGACGAGATGGCCGGCCAGATACAGCTGCTGGAACAAGCCAAGCTTCGCCTGGAGATGACGCTGGAGACGATGCGCAAGGAGGCACGACGTGAGTCCCAGCAGCGCGACGAAGAGCTTGAGGAAGTACGCGGCAATGGCTACAAGAAGATCAAAGCCCTTGAGTGCCAGCTGGAGACGGAGCACGAGGAGCGAACCCTGCTGCTGCGCGAGAAGCACGAACTGGAGCGACGCCTCTCCTCTATGGAGGATCGCGATCGCGTTGACCGCGATGCCGAGGAGGCACTCAACCAGAAACTGCGACGTGATCTTCGCAAATACAAGGCCCTGCTCAAGGATGCCCAGACGCAGTTGGAGCGGCTTAAGGCTGACACGCCTGGCAAGACGCTCATTAGGCAGCTGCGTAACCAACTGGAGGATGCCGAATCCGCTCGATCACTGGCCATGAAGGCAAGACAAACAGCGGAAGCCGAACTGACCGAAGTACAGGCCATGTTCGAAGAGTCACATCGGGCCAGGAACGATGCTGAGGAGCGAGCCAACGCGGCGCATAGGGATCGCGCTGAGCTGCAGGCCCAGATCGAAGAGAACGAGGAGGAGCTGGGCGAGCTGATGAAGAAGTACAGCGCCACGGTGAAGCAGCTGAATACCGAGCAAATCAACGTATCCGAGGCTGAGTTTAAGCTGAACGAGATGGAAGCAGAGCGCAACAATCTCAAGGAGCAGGTGGCCGAGCTGCAACATCGCCTGGACAATGTGGAGAATCTGGGAGATCCCTCAATGGCCATGATGTCGAAGAG ATTGGAGCTGCGCACCAAGGAACTGGAATCCCGCCTTGAGCTGGAGCAGGCCACTCGTGCTCGCCTTGAAGTCCAGGTCAACCGTCACAAGGAGGCCCTGGAGAAGCTTCAGAATGAGGTGACGCAGTCAAAGATGCGTGAGATGCAGGCCCAGGACGTGATCAAGAAGTCGCAAAAGAGTCTGCGCGACATGCGCGAGGAGTTCCACACGGTCTCCAGTCGCGAACAGGAGTCGCTCACGCGGCGCAAGGACCTCGAGAAGAAGATGGAGCAAATGGAGTCGGAGGGAGCGGCGCTAAAGAACGATCTGCGTCTGGCCCTGCAGCGGATAGCAGATCTGCAGCAGGCCATGGAGGAGGAGGGCGAGGAAGAGCTGAGCGAGAG TGATGAGAGCCTCAGCTCGGTGGGCTCAATCAGCGATCTGGAGGATCGACTGCGGCCAGTGCATGTGAAGCGCAGCTCACAGCAATCTTTAAACGGCAGCATCGGCGGAAGCGGCTCCGTTGTCAGCTCCACCCGCACCGTGGTCTTTGAAAAGGACGACAACAGCCCGAG AATAACAGTGACGTCGCCATCGTCGCCACACATTCATAAGCTGGCACTGGCGGCCAAAGCCATACCGGCCAACAAACCGGACACAAAACCCGCAGCATCATCGACCAGGAATGGATTAGCAGTGCCAGTTGTGGCCCACCATTAA
- the Mhcl gene encoding unconventional myosin-XVIIIa isoform X6: MYKHTVKSKLSQVRSNPPSVVTATPTSPKHGLGAGKKFFSHIRHKIEDNLTPKLSGKLYYKGSKHTRSMSALCTAVDGGCVGGKYTPKAVPISPVPIQQMPSQMSSSVCSYVDSDEESHLSLSLNLAQQSLEDEIFAELEKVAHDESKLNEVLQSFDQILNEYPPLEGTKMAAPQEELPAPPAEFSDRQPMLAKSHSTLSMNRSRIQVYQSPELAGSVLLLRGGGTDSRYNSLSDLNGSKIPVRKQSSLRKRSESFCMEQPICLRTASKQRTRSMLTLNTTGPSRAALPAAVAIPKRANSSLEKRQITNRPVPRRANSTLKPKSPNANSDELLVKCLAKGQEILRQVESMSAQKPKRTSSRGVTKEHSQLVKNKKKLQKLHYANEEKVGRPKLESCKIIPPKLGETSDKNQELLVKVVQDVKSTPQQPLKKPTKEIRAEQEEDSDDSGHISNTQLSTSTSTSNSTGSLCESEGDEAEEQPPEIKNCGKQSNKIAELLQKFEAAAAAGKQSAISTMHCPTSNVVATKVVAQVQAVCCIQTQVEIYPTYTKEILFRSGVLSDLEAKRDVLLSDRIIQLQAFCRGYLARKKMSQRRVQELAVRCIQRNVKAFLAVRDWPWWRLLVRVTPLLNVHRTEEQLKTANEELLMLRAKLEKIECDRSEVKAENQKLEAKLSELTVDLAEERSTAHIATERLEAETGERLKLEKELGDQANKVKSLQEATEKLEMELICAKSDLNGISEDEDAEHEDGGGAGGVYKLKYERVARELEFTKRRLHTQHEHDLEQLVGLKKQLEKKLSDAYEEVEEQRQVVGQWKRKAQKMTNEMNDLRMLLEEQNARNNLLEKKQRKFDAECQSLQDAARQERQAKERYGREKDVLQAEKFTLEQSLADTRLDLDLKEEKLASLQRELEEMTFGGGTEEEFAQLRRSKNETERRAKEQEEELDEMAGQIQLLEQAKLRLEMTLETMRKEARRESQQRDEELEEVRGNGYKKIKALECQLETEHEERTLLLREKHELERRLSSMEDRDRVDRDAEEALNQKLRRDLRKYKALLKDAQTQLERLKADTPGKTLIRQLRNQLEDAESARSLAMKARQTAEAELTEVQAMFEESHRARNDAEERANAAHRDRAELQAQIEENEEELGELMKKYSATVKQLNTEQINVSEAEFKLNEMEAERNNLKEQVAELQHRLDNVENLGDPSMAMMSKRLELRTKELESRLELEQATRARLEVQVNRHKEALEKLQNEVTQSKMREMQAQDVIKKSQKSLRDMREEFHTVSSREQESLTRRKDLEKKMEQMESEGAALKNDLRLALQRIADLQQAMEEEGEEELSESDESLSSVGSISDLEDRLRPVHVKRSSQQSLNGSIGGSGSVVSSTRTVVFEKDDNSPRITVTSPSSPHIHKLALAAKAIPANKPDTKPAASSTRNGLAVPVVAHH, translated from the exons ATGTACAAGCATACGGTCAAGTCCAAGTTGAGTCAGGTGCGCAGTAATCCTCCATCGGTTGtaactgccacgcccacatcGCCCAAACATGGATTAGGGGCGGGCAAGAAGTTCTTCTCGCACATAAGGCACAAAATCGAGGATAATTTAACGCCCAAGTTGAGTGGAAAACTGTATTACAAAGGGAGCAAGCACACCAGATCCATGAGTGCCCTTTGCACGGCGGTGGATGGAGGATGTGTGGGTGGGAAGTACACACCCAAGGCGGTGCCCATCAGTCCTGTTCCAATCCAGCAAATGCCCAGCCAGATGAGCAGCAGCGTCTGCAGCTATGTGGACAGCGATGAGGAGAGCCACCTGAGCCTGAGCCTCAATTTGGCCCAGCAATCGCTGGAGGATGAGATCTTCGCTGAGCTGGAGAAGGTGGCTCACGATGAAAGCAAACTGAATGAAGTGCTCCAGAGCTTCGATCAAATACTCAATGAGTATCCACCTTTGGAAGGGACTAAGATGGCTGCTCCTCAGGAAGAACTACCCGCTCCGCCTGCGGAGTTCAGTGATCGGCAGCCCATGTTGGCCAAATCACACAGCACCCTGAGCATGAACAGATCCAGGATACAGGTCTACCAGTCCCCGGAGCTAGCAGGATCAGTTTTGCTACTACGCGGAGGAGGCACCGATTCCAGATACAACTCCCTGAGTGATCTGAATGGCAGCAAGATACCAGTGCGCAAGCAGTCCAGTCTGCGCAAGCGCAGCGAAAGCTTCTGTATGGAGCAACCCATTTGCCTGAGAACAGCCAGTAAACAGCGTACTCGATCTATGCTAACCCTAAATACCACTGGACCTTCAAGGGCTGCCCTTCCAGCAGCTGTAGCCATACCCAAGCGAGCCAACTCCAGTTTGGAGAAGCGACAAATAACCAACAGACCAGTGCCCAGGAGAGCCAACTCCACCCTAAAACCCAAATCACCCAATGCCAACAGCGATGAACTGCTGGTCAAGTGTTTGGCCAAGGGTCAGGAGATCCTGCGGCAGGTGGAGAGCATGAGTGCCCAGAAGCCCAAGAGAACCAGCAGTCGAGGAGTCACCAAGGAGCACTCGCAGCTGGTGAAGAACAAGAAGAAGCTTCAGAAGCTGCACTACGCCAACGAGGAGAAGGTGGGCCGACCCAAGCTGGAGTCCTGCAAGATTATACCCCCAAAGCTGGGTGAGACCTCGGACAAAAACCAGGAACTCCTGGTGAAGGTAGTGCAGGATGTGAAGAGCACACCGCAACAGCCTCTTAAAAAACCCACTAAGGAAATCCGAGCAGAGCAGGAAGAGGATTCGGATGACTCGGGACACATAAGCAACACGCAGCTGTCCACATCCACCTCCACGAGCAACTCCACCGGGAGTCTCTGCGAATCCGAGGGCGACGAGGCAGAGGAGCAGCCACCCGAGATTAAGAACTGCGGTAAACAGTCCAACAAGATCGCAGAGCTTCTTCAGAAATTCGAGGCAGCTGCGGCAGCTGGAAAACAAAGTGCCATCTCCACGATGCACTGCCCCACCTCGAATGTAGTGGCCACCAAGGTGGTGGCCCAGGTGCAGGCCGTGTGCTGCATCCAGACCCAGGTGGAGATCTATCCCACCTACACGAAAGAG atcctCTTCCGCTCAGGAGTACTCAGTGATCTGGAAGCCAAGCGCGATGTCCTGCTCTCTGATCGTATTATACAGCTGCAGGCCTTTTGTCGCGGCTACTTGGCTCGCAAAAAGATGTCTCAGCGAAGGGTTCAG GAACTGGCTGTGCGCTGCATTCAACGCAATGTCAAGGCATTCCTGGCCGTTCGCGACTGGCCCTGGTGGCGTCTCCTGGTCCGGGTCACCCCCCTGCTCAATGTCCACCGCACCGAGGAGCAGCTAAAGACGGCCAACGAGGAGTTGCTTATGCTGCGCGCGAAGCTGGAGAAGATCGAGTGCGATCGCAGCGAGGTCAAGGCGGAGAACCAAAAGCTGGAAGCCAAG CTTTCCGAGCTGACGGTGGACCTGGCCGAGGAGCGATCCACGGCTCACATAGCCACCGAGCGTCTGGAGGCGGAAACGGGTGAGCGACTGAAGCTGGAGAAGGAGCTGGGCGATCAGGCCAACAAGGTGAAAAGCCTGCAGGAGGCGACCGAGAAGCTAGAAATGGAGCTGATATGCGCCAAGTCCGATCTGAATGGCATCTCCGAGGACGAGGATGCAGAGCACGAGGATGGCGGCGGCGCAGGAGGAGTCTACAAGCTGAAGTACGAGCGGGTGGCACGTGAGCTGGAGTTCACCAAGAGGCGCCTGCATACGCAGCATGAGCACGATCTGGAACAGCTGGTCGGGCTCAAGAAGCAATTGGAGAAGAAG CTTTCCGATGCCTACgaagaagttgaggaacaacgTCAGGTTGTGGGCCAATGGAAGCGCAAGGCACAGAAGATGACCAACGAGATGAACGATCTGCGCATGCTGCTCGAGGAGCAAAATGCCCGCAACAATTTGCTCGAGAAgaagcagcgcaagtttgatgCCGAATGCCAATCCCTGCAGGATGCAGCGCGTCAGGAGCGGCAGGCCAAGGAGCGCTACGGTCGCGAAAAGGACGTCCTGCAGGCCGAGAAGTTCACGCTGGAGCAATCGCTGGCG gaCACCCGTTTGGATCTTGACCTCAAGGAGGAGAAACTCGCCTCGCTGCAGCGCGAACTGGAGGAGATGACCTTTGGTGGCGGCACAGAGGAGGAGTTCGCCCAATTGCGGCGCTCCAAGAACGAAACGGAGCGTCGGGCCaaggagcaggaggaggaaCTGGACGAGATGGCCGGCCAGATACAGCTGCTGGAACAAGCCAAGCTTCGCCTGGAGATGACGCTGGAGACGATGCGCAAGGAGGCACGACGTGAGTCCCAGCAGCGCGACGAAGAGCTTGAGGAAGTACGCGGCAATGGCTACAAGAAGATCAAAGCCCTTGAGTGCCAGCTGGAGACGGAGCACGAGGAGCGAACCCTGCTGCTGCGCGAGAAGCACGAACTGGAGCGACGCCTCTCCTCTATGGAGGATCGCGATCGCGTTGACCGCGATGCCGAGGAGGCACTCAACCAGAAACTGCGACGTGATCTTCGCAAATACAAGGCCCTGCTCAAGGATGCCCAGACGCAGTTGGAGCGGCTTAAGGCTGACACGCCTGGCAAGACGCTCATTAGGCAGCTGCGTAACCAACTGGAGGATGCCGAATCCGCTCGATCACTGGCCATGAAGGCAAGACAAACAGCGGAAGCCGAACTGACCGAAGTACAGGCCATGTTCGAAGAGTCACATCGGGCCAGGAACGATGCTGAGGAGCGAGCCAACGCGGCGCATAGGGATCGCGCTGAGCTGCAGGCCCAGATCGAAGAGAACGAGGAGGAGCTGGGCGAGCTGATGAAGAAGTACAGCGCCACGGTGAAGCAGCTGAATACCGAGCAAATCAACGTATCCGAGGCTGAGTTTAAGCTGAACGAGATGGAAGCAGAGCGCAACAATCTCAAGGAGCAGGTGGCCGAGCTGCAACATCGCCTGGACAATGTGGAGAATCTGGGAGATCCCTCAATGGCCATGATGTCGAAGAG ATTGGAGCTGCGCACCAAGGAACTGGAATCCCGCCTTGAGCTGGAGCAGGCCACTCGTGCTCGCCTTGAAGTCCAGGTCAACCGTCACAAGGAGGCCCTGGAGAAGCTTCAGAATGAGGTGACGCAGTCAAAGATGCGTGAGATGCAGGCCCAGGACGTGATCAAGAAGTCGCAAAAGAGTCTGCGCGACATGCGCGAGGAGTTCCACACGGTCTCCAGTCGCGAACAGGAGTCGCTCACGCGGCGCAAGGACCTCGAGAAGAAGATGGAGCAAATGGAGTCGGAGGGAGCGGCGCTAAAGAACGATCTGCGTCTGGCCCTGCAGCGGATAGCAGATCTGCAGCAGGCCATGGAGGAGGAGGGCGAGGAAGAGCTGAGCGAGAG TGATGAGAGCCTCAGCTCGGTGGGCTCAATCAGCGATCTGGAGGATCGACTGCGGCCAGTGCATGTGAAGCGCAGCTCACAGCAATCTTTAAACGGCAGCATCGGCGGAAGCGGCTCCGTTGTCAGCTCCACCCGCACCGTGGTCTTTGAAAAGGACGACAACAGCCCGAG AATAACAGTGACGTCGCCATCGTCGCCACACATTCATAAGCTGGCACTGGCGGCCAAAGCCATACCGGCCAACAAACCGGACACAAAACCCGCAGCATCATCGACCAGGAATGGATTAGCAGTGCCAGTTGTGGCCCACCATTAA